The proteins below come from a single Juglans regia cultivar Chandler chromosome 12, Walnut 2.0, whole genome shotgun sequence genomic window:
- the LOC109013937 gene encoding receptor-like protein 15 — protein MDASFVNKVMIVIFLWFIALTFCPSAAWVEAGCSKEQNRALLEIRNSTHGLAFDDFDGSHCCHSRHSIRCDKDGKVTRIVLNMDHMKVPSIPWSPNVTFFTLFNELEVLDLSSMNMGGELQAFCVLKRVKYLRKLYLGNNALEGNIPSCLERFENLEILDLSHNRLQGHLPSIFSNQSKITKFKVSGNRLEGVLSFSIFANASSLDYLDLSNKKLEVETESPSWVPTFQLSFLYLAGCSLNKKNGHVVPAFISNQYLLHLLDLSDNSLEGSIPCQLLFNMNITVLSLSRNKIDASFLDCSANGTSPLEWLDISDNHVKGSLPGKIGYLHPQLRLVDMSSNALEGNIPWSFGYPPLEFLDLSHNMLSGTIPQSLTRTGTQLMFLDLSNNKLQGQMLPKDANITRLRILHLSGNHFEGVISPSISNCPSLIILEVRDNDLSGGIPSCLDNITFWNKSSPSLTYWNNFAKKLHLRFPYDLFGDDYMPFLTSVAQLSLFIKNRLHTFKGSPLLMMTAIDLSSNQLTGSIPFEMGELSQLRFLNLSNNSLTGSIPISFQNLTSMESLDLSHNKLSGRIPSELVGLTSLSVFSVAYNNLSGRIPFEHQFSTFTSQCYEGNPELFGNPLPRATKGQQIKDEKEGIKMIDQPFFFYAFVTVPYALGLWAFFGILIIKKNWRHKYFRAVDGYIESLFELLSKYK, from the exons ATGGACGCTTCTTTTGTAAATAAGGTCATGATCGTGATCTTCCTTTGGTTTATAGCTCTCACTTTTTGCCCATCGGCCGCTTGGGTTGAAGCTGGATGCAGCAAAGAACAGAACAGAGCTCTGTTGGAGATCAGAAACTCTACACATGGTCTAGCATTCGACGATTTTGACGGGAGTCATTGTTGTCATTCACGTCATAGTATCAGGTGTGACAAAGATGGGAAAGTTACCAGAATCGTTCTAAACATGGACCACATGAAGGTGCCGTCAATCCCATGGTCTCCGAATGTGACTTTCTTCACATTATTCAATGAACTGGAGGTTCTTGATCTTAGCAGCATGAATATGGGAGGAGAGCTTCAAG CTTTTTGTGTACTGAAGCGAGTAAAATATCTAAGGAAGTTGTACCTTGGGAATAATGCATTGGAAGGCAATATTCCCTCTTGTCTTGAGAGGTTTGAAAACCTTGAAATTCTTGATCTATCGCATAATCGCTTGCAGGGTCATCTACCTTCGATTTTCTCTAACCAGAGTAAGATTACGAAATTTAAGGTTTCTGGTAATCGATTAGAAGGGGTGTTGTCATTTTCCATATTTGCCAACGCTTCTAGTCTTGACTACCTCGATCTTTCAAACAAGAAGTTGGAAGTTGAAACAGAGTCTCCCTCCTGGGTGCCCACCTTTCAGCTAAGTTTTCTGTACTTGGCAGGCTGCAGCCTCAACAAGAAGAATGGTCACGTTGTCCCAGCCTTCATATCCAACCAATATTTATTGCATTTGCTAGACTTGTCTGACAACTCATTAGAAGGAAGCATACCTTGTCAACTACTTTTCAACATGAATATCACAGTTTTGTCCTTGAGTCGCAACAAAATCGATGCTTCTTTCCTTGACTGCTCTGCTAATGGAACTTCACCACTTGAGTGGTTGGACATATCTGATAATCATGTGAAAGGCTCTCTTCCAGGAAAAATTGGATATCTTCATCCACAACTGCGTCTTGTTGACATGTCCTCAAATGCATTAGAAGGCAACATTCCTTGGTCCTTTGGTTATCCGCCTCTCGAATTTTTGGACCTTTCTCATAACATGCTCTCAGGAACAATACCGCAGAGTTTGACTAGAACTGGCACGCAACTCATGTTTCTAGATTTATCAAACAACAAATTGCAAGGACAAATGCTCCCAAAGGATGCGAACATCACAAGGTTGAGGATCTTACATCTAAGTGGCAATCACTTCGAAGGAGTAATCTCTCCCAGCATATCAAACTGTCCATCTTTAATAATCCTAGAGGTTAGAGACAATGACTTGTCCG GAGGTATTCCCTCCTGCCTTGATAACATTACTTTCTGGAACAAGAGTTCTCCAAGCCTTACTTACTGGAATAACTTTGCCAAAAAACTTCATTTACGGTTTCCCTACGACCTATTTGGAGATGATTATATGCCTTTCCTAACATCAGTAGCTCAATTGTCtttgttcataaaaaataggtTACATACTTTCAAAGGTAGCCCTCTCTTGATGATGACCGCAATTGACCTGTCATCTAACCAGTTGACAGGTAGCATTCCTTTTGAAATGGGAGAACTGTCACAGCTTCGGTTCTTGAACTTGTCGAATAACTCTCTAACAGGTTCCATTCCAATCTCTTTTCAAAACTTGACAAGCATGGAGAGTTTGGATCTTTCTCACAACAAGTTGAGTGGGAGAATCCCTTCTGAATTGGTTGGACTCACTTCTTTATCTGTATTTAGTGTTGCTTACAACAATCTGTCAGGAAGAATCCCATTTGAGCATCAATTCTCAACTTTCACAAGCCAATGTTACGAGGGTAATCCGGAACTCTTTGGAAACCCGCTGCCAAGGGCAACAAAAGGGCAACAAATCAAGGATGAAAAAGAAGGAATTAAAATGATTGATCAGCCTTTCTTCTTCTACGCATTTGTAACTGTGCCGTATGCACTCGGGTTGTGGGCTTTCTTTGGGATCCTAATCATTAAAAAGAACTGGAGGCACAAGTATTTCAGAGCCGTGGACGGATATATTGAGTCTTTGTTTGAGTTACTCTCTAAGTATAAATGA